A genomic region of Vitis vinifera cultivar Pinot Noir 40024 chromosome 7, ASM3070453v1 contains the following coding sequences:
- the LOC100247550 gene encoding auxilin-related protein 2 has product MNDFSGLLAPDFGYKSQSKSAPMSSSKPSSRGPTRSPWNAAPDDSDSLFSSSSDGRAAPSSSINFDSIFGGSSGSGAKATSSPVYDKPVYDDDIFDGVPGLKTSGSVNYDAFSTVSGSKQKQNDAFDDLLGGFGRKDPEPKRSGNVEDVGSGFDDLLHGFGRISPPSNRPTTDINWAPKSTVNATETTSNVIEDPFVVLESTSTPAVSSSVLFSDPLEEISKLSNSGSTRVDGSSAVGGGAFNDLDPLDGLGKSAFPSEMNKRGKNRSPSSTEPTSETQTFATKEPIEKSSVEGQDSHSQKKMPAENYWESHQTLFDIPTVSTDSHKSFSQTPSPPSHVNASPNETNSQGEMSPRSEENLSSSDDVWLAVSDIPLFTQPTSAPPPSRPPPTRPTQVSRAETGSFGSNNARKKVNEFSSFTNSSQYSQSPKLTRGTVKSSAVSQIDELEDFAMGRTQNNVDGHAEGLYGDEFETNSVAAASAAAMKEAMDRAEAKFRHAKGVRERESAKASRSKEAGQLDRDEKAMQDAQERAIREKQERLEHERQEREREEEEREQRRLERTREIEREREEKEREQRRLEKERERAREIEREREKARQAVERATKEARERAAAEARLKAERAAVGKVNAEARERAERAAVHRAQAEARERAAAEAKERAEKAAAEARERANTEAREKEARERAAVARAEAEVRLRTERAAVERAAAEARERAAAAARVNQQKNENDLESFFSMGSRPSSAPRPRANSSDPVFDTQFQNRRGPEVARTAASASSTMRKASSTTNIVDDLSSIFGAAPSSGDFQDVEGESEDRRRARLERHQRTQERAAKALAEKNQRDLQAQRDQAERHRIAETLDVEIKRWSAGKEGNLRALLSTLQYVLWPECGWQPVSLTDLITAASVKKVYRKATLCIHPDKVQQKGANLQQKYIAEKVFDLLKEAWNKFNSEELF; this is encoded by the exons ATGAATGACTTCTCAGGCCTCTTAGCGCCCGATTTCGGATACAAATCCCAATCCAAATCGGCCCCAATGTCCTCCTCCAAGCCCAGTTCCCGCGGACCCACCAGATCGCCTTGGAACGCCGCTCCGGACGACTCCGATTCGCTCTTCTCCTCCTCATCAGATGGCCGTGCAGCGCCATCGTCGTCGATCAATTTCGATTCGATTTTTGGTGGGTCATCCGGGTCGGGAGCCAAAGCAACGTCGTCGCCTGTTTACGATAAGCCGGTTTACGATGATGATATTTTCGATGGGGTGCCGGGGCTGAAGACCTCGGGTTCGGTGAACTACGATGCGTTTTCGACTGTTTCGGGATCGAAGCAGAAGCAAAACGATGCGTTTGATGATCTTCTTGGGGGTTTTGGGAGGAAGGATCCGGAGCCGAAGAGATCCGGAAATGTCGAGGATGTTGGGTCTGGATTTGATGATTTGCTTCATGGGTTTGGTCGGATTAGTCCTCCAAGTAATAG GCCGACAACGGACATCAATTGGGCACCAAAATCAACTGTTAATGCTACTGAAACAACCTCCAATGTGATTGAAGATCCGTTTGTTGTTTTAGAATCAACTTCAACCCCTGCTGTTTCATCCTCGGTGCTGTTTAGTGATCCATTAGAGGAAATTAGTAAGCTGAGTAATTCTGGAAGCACCAGAGTTGATGGTTCATCTGCTGTTGGTGGGGGAGCATTTAATGATTTAGATCCCCTTGATGGCCTTGGAAAATCTGCATTTCCATCTGAGATGAATAAGAGGGGAAAGAATAGGAGTCCTTCGAGCACAGAACCAACAAGTGAGACTCAAACTTTTGCTACTAAGGAACCAATTGAAAAATCCTCGGTTGAGGGTCAGGATAGCCACTCTCAAAAGAAGATGCCTGCTGAAAATTATTGGGAATCTCATCAAACCTTGTTTGACATTCCTACAGTTTCCACAGATTCTCATAAATCTTTCAGTCAGACGCCTTCTCCTCCTTCACATGTAAATGCTAGTCCTAATGAAACAAATTCCCAGGGAGAGATGTCTCCTAGATCTGAAGAGAACTTGTCTTCATCTGATGATGTGTGGCTCGCTGTATCAGATATTCCTCTCTTTACACAACCCACCAGTGCTCCACCACCTTCAAGACCCCCTCCTACAAGACCAACTCAAGTTTCAAGGGCAGAAACAGGTTCTTTTGGTTCCAATAATGCAAGAAAGAAGGTTAATGAGTTTTCTTCCTTCACTAATTCCTCTCAGTATTCTCAAAGTCCTAAGTTGACCCGTGGGACAGTGAAGAGCTCGGCTGTGTCTCAAATCGATGAACTTGAAGATTTTGCCATGGGTAGGACTCAGAATAATGTTGATGGCCATGCAGAGGGTCTTTATGGTGATGAATTTGAGACAAACTCGGTTGCTGCTGCGTCTGCTGCTGCTATGAAGGAGGCCATGGATAGAGCTGAAGCTAAGTTTAGGCATGCAAAGGGAGTAAGGGAGAGAGAAAGTGCAAAAGCTTCTAGAAGTAAAGAAGCTGGCCAGTTGGATAGAGATGAGAAAGCAATGCAAGATGCTCAGGAGAGAGCAATCAGAGAAAAACAGGAGAGATTAGAACACGAGCGGCAAGAGAGGGAAAGAGAAGAGGAAGAGAGGGAACAAAGGAGACTTGAGAGAACAAGGGAAATTGAAAGGGAAAGggaggagaaagagagagaacaGAGGAGACTTGAGAAGGAGAGGGAGCGAGCAAGGGAGATTGAGAGGGAAAGGGAAAAGGCCAGACAAGCTGTGGAAAGGGCTACTAAGGAAGCACGTGAAAGAGCGGCTGCTGAAGCTCGCCTAAAGGCTGAAAGGGCTGCTGTTGGGAAGGTAAATGCTGAAGCTCGAGAGCGTGCAGAAAGAGCTGCAGTTCACAGAGCACAAGCTGAAGCTCGTGAAAGGGCAGCAGCAGAGGCAAAGGAAAGAGCAGAAAAGGCTGCTGCAGAAGCCAGGGAAAGGGCAAATACTGAAGCAAGAGAGAAGGAAGCACGTGAGAGAGCTGCTGTTGCAAGGGCAGAAGCTGAAGTGCGGCTTAGAACAGAACGAGCTGCTGTTGAAAGGGCTGCGGCAGAGGCTCGAGAAAgggctgctgctgctgctagAGTGAACcaacaaaagaatgaaaatgatcTTGAGTCTTTCTTTAGCATGGGTTCTCGACCAAGCAGTGCGCCAAGGCCTAGAGCTAACTCTTCA GACCCCGTGTTTGATACCCAATTTCAGAATAGGCGTGGGCCTGAAGTGGCAAGAACAGCTGCAAGTGCATCATCGACTATGAGAAAAGCATCATCAACAACAAATATTGTTGATGatctttcttcaatttttggAG CTGCTCCATCATCTGGAGATTTCCAAGATGTTGAAGGGGAAAGTGAAGACCGACGGAGAGCCAGGTTGGAACGTCACCAAAGGACTCAAGAGCGTGCG GCAAAAGCACTGGCTGAGAAAAATCAGCGGGATCTCCAAGCTCAGAGGGACCAAGCAGAGAGACAT AGAATTGCTGAAACACTAGATGTTGAGATCAAGCGCTGGTCTGCAGGGAAAGAGGGAAATTTGCGTGCTTTGCTATCAACATTGCAATAT GTACTATGGCCTGAATGTGGTTGGCAGCCTGTTTCTTTGACTGATTTGATTACTGCTGCTTCAGTTAAAAAAGTTTATAGAAAGGCCACTTTGTGCATCCACCCTGATAAGGTGCAGCAGAAAGGTGCTAATCTTCAACAAAAGTACATTGCTGAGAAGGTTTTTGACCTCCTTAAG GAAGCCTGGAACAAGTTCAACTCAGAGGAGCTATTTTGA
- the LOC104879932 gene encoding beta-galactosidase 10, with translation MWSGLVRIAKEGGIVVFETYVFWNGHELSPGNYYFGGRYDLLKFVKIVQQAGMYLILCIGPFVAAEWNFGGVPVWLH, from the exons ATGTGGTCGGGACTGGTTAGAATAGCTAAGGAAGGAGGGATCGTTGTGTTTGAAACATATGTGTTCTGGAATGGCCATGAACTTTCTCCAGGCAAT tATTACTTTGGGGGACGGTACGATCTTCTCAAGTTTGTGAAGATTGTTCAGCAGGCTGGGATGTATTTGATTCTTTGTATTGGTCCATTTGTTGCAGCAGAATGGAATTTCGG TGGGGTTCCTGTTTGGTTGCATTAG